A stretch of Vibrio aphrogenes DNA encodes these proteins:
- the hscB gene encoding co-chaperone HscB yields MNYFELFGLANQFELDNAALSDTFRDLQRRFHPDKFASASERDRLMAVQKAAEINDAYQILKSPISRAEYLLVLQGVDIRDEQQTMNDPMFLMEQMELREEVEEIAHSADPESALFEFDGKVQKMYQQHLDQLQSQLQDNHWDEAANSVRKLKFVNKLRYEIEQLEDKLLG; encoded by the coding sequence ATGAATTATTTTGAATTATTTGGCTTGGCAAACCAGTTTGAGCTGGATAATGCTGCTCTATCTGACACTTTTCGTGATCTACAGCGTCGTTTCCATCCTGATAAATTTGCTTCTGCTTCCGAGCGCGATCGTCTGATGGCGGTACAAAAAGCCGCTGAAATTAACGATGCCTATCAAATTTTAAAATCACCTATATCTCGTGCTGAATATCTATTGGTTTTACAAGGTGTGGATATTCGTGATGAGCAGCAGACCATGAATGATCCTATGTTCTTAATGGAACAAATGGAGTTACGCGAAGAAGTGGAAGAAATTGCTCACTCAGCGGACCCTGAAAGTGCCTTGTTTGAATTTGATGGCAAAGTTCAGAAAATGTATCAACAACATTTGGATCAATTACAATCTCAATTACAAGATAATCATTGGGATGAGGCGGCGAATAGCGTAAGAAAGCTCAAGTTTGTCAATAAATTAAGATATGAAATTGAGCAACTAGAAGACAAGTTGCTTGGTTAA